From the genome of Novosphingobium sp. P6W:
AAACTGAATATGGCTGGTCTGTTGAGCATCGCCCTTTTCGCTGGTCAGGCAGCAACGATCCCGCAGCCATTTCAAGGCAACTGGGCAACCACGCCTGCCGCATGCGGTGGGGAGGATACCAAAGGTGTAATAATAACACCGACAACGGTAACTTCTATGAGGCAAAAGGTGTCGTGCAAAGTGCGTCACTTGGCGCAAAGGGAGCGTCGGCCCATGTCAAGTTCCAAGGTGAAGGCCAGGAATGGTTTGAAACCATTCGCTTCAGAATTCCAGCGGAGGGTCGTCTCGAACTAAGAGCACTCGGGAAGAGCCGGGTTTTCGAACGGTGCCGGTGAAACGGAAGCTTTCACCTCTGATAATGGGCGGTCCGGAAGGCAAACGTTTACCCGAAACTGTGCGATGGTTCATTCGGCTTTGAAAGCAGCGCGCGCGACATATCGTCGATTGCGCGCCATGATGCCGTTTCACCTTTCATTGGATCGAGAGTTCTGCCTGCGATCGAGCGACAAGATCGGATAAGATCGCGGTCGCATTGGCGGGATCAGCCGGAGTGAGCTCTTCAATCAAGGAAAAGCCATAAAGTGAGGATCCGCCAAAAGCGCCGCCGCTGCCTAACCGAAAAAACTTGGCATCAAACGTCGTGAGCTCGTCGCCGCTGGCATCGCCGAATTGCACGCAGACACCGCGTGGCGAGATCGTGTCCCATTGCGTGGTGTAGGATCGAGGGCGCGGCCACGTCGATCTCCGGCCAGCCGGGTTGATCAGGCTGCCATGTTGGGCAACGTGATGACGCTGTTATCGCTCAATCCCGCGACACTCTCAAGGGTCATGTAGCGGGAGCGCTGGACTGCCCATTTGATGGCATGGACCACCCCCATTGGATAGATCATATTCCGAGGGTTGTCATCAAATGGAGGAAGCCATGTGAACCGCCCCGGGACTGCCGGAGGCCATTTTAGCTAAATTAAGCTGCCACTGGGATATCGTCCAGCATATCGTAATATCGTTGCTCGGCTTCGACCGGCGGGATGTTCCCGATGGGCTCCAAGAGCCGCCGGTTGTTAAACCAATCGACCCATTCCAGCGTGGCGTATTCGACGGCCTCGAACGACCGCCAAGGCCCTCTGCGGTGGATTACCTCAGCTTTGTAGAGGCCGTTGATTGTCTCGGCTAAAGCGTTGTCGTAGCTGTCACCGACGCTGCCGACCGACGGTTCGATGCCCGCTTCAGCGAGGCGCTCGGTGTACTTAATAGATACGTATTGCGATCCGCGGTCGCTATGGTGAATGAGCCCGCCTCGGTGAACGGGGCGACGTTCATGGATAGCCTGCTCCAGCGCATCGAGAACGAAGCTGGCATGTGCGGTCCGGCTGACCCGCCATCCAACGATGTAGCGGGCGTAGACGTCGATTACGAAGGCGACGTAGACGAAGCCCGCCCAAGTTGCGACATAAGTAAAGTCGGAAACCCAGAGCATGTTCGGCGCCGGGGCGTGGAACTGGCGATTGACCTGGTCGAGAGGGCACGATGCCGCCTTGTCGCTGATCGTGGTCCGCACCGGTTTGCCTCGGATCACCCCTTGCAGGCCCAGATCGCGCATGAGCCGCTCCACTGTGCAGCGCGCCACCTCGAAACCTTCGCGCTTCATCTGCCGCCAAACCTTGCGTACGCCATACACCCCGAAGTTCTCGGCGAAGACGCGCAGGACTTCAGGTTTGAGAGCTTTGTCGCGTTTGACGCGGGCAGTTTGCCGCACCGGATCCCGGCGCTGGGCGACACGCTCATGATAGGTTGATGGGGCGATCGGCAGGACCCGGCAGATCGGCTCGACCCCATAAGCATCCCGATGTTCGTCGATAAAATCGATCATCGTTTGAACGGGCGGTCGAGCTCCGCCTGGGCAAAATATGCCGACGCCTTGCGAAGGATCTCATTCGCCTGCCGCAGTTCGCGAACCTCGCGCTCCAAAGCTTTTAGCTTCTCGGCAGTTTCCGTTGGCACGCCGCGTCGCTTACCGCTGTCCACCTCGGCCTTCTTTACCCATTCGAGCAAAGTATGGCCGGAGCAGCCGATCTTCTCGGCCACCGATGTGACTGCCGCCCAGCGGGAAGGATGATCACCCTCGTGATCCAAAACCATCCGGATCGCTCGCTCACGAACCTCAGGCGCAAACTTGTTTGTAGTCTTGCTCATCGTAGACCCTTTCTCTCAGGAGATCGGGCCTCCGGCAATCCCGGGGCGGTTCAATGTCAGTTGTTACGATCGGCCTCGATTTGGCCAAGACGGTATTCCAGGTGCACGGCGTTGACGAAGCCGGTGTGACCGTATTGCGTCGCAAGCTTGCGCGTGCCGAGATGATGTCATTTTTCACTAAGCAGCCGCCATGCATTGTCGGGATGGAAGCATGTTCCAGCGCCCACCACTGGGCTCGTATGTTGGTAGAGATCGGCCACACGGTTCGGCTTATTCCCCCCCAATACGTCAAGCCGTATGTGAAGCGGAACAAGACGGATGCGGCCGATGCTGAAGCGATCTGCGAGGCCACGACCAAGCCGAACATGCGGTTTGTCCCGATCAAGACGAAGCAACAGCAGTCTATCCTAGCTTTGCACCGCGTCCGCAGCATGCTGGTCCGACAGCGGACAGCGACAATTAACGCGTTGCGCGGACTGCTGGGGGAATACGGCCTGATCGCAGGTAAAGGCGTGCGACAGCTCGCGACGTTGAGCCAGCGCCTGTCAACGGCCGACGAATCGACGGTGCCCGTTGAAGCAAGAGAGGCGTTGCGGTGCCTTTTCCGGCACATTGACGCGCTGACCGAGAAGTTGGGTGAGATGGAAGCGGGGATCGTCGCTTGGCATAAATCCAGTCCGGAAAGTCAACGCCTGGCTTCTGCCCCCGGCGTGGGCCCGATCACAGCGACTGCAATCGTGGCCGCAGTCGGCGATGGCACACAGTTCCGGTCCTCACGACATTTTGCTGCATGGCTCGGCTTGACACCGCGGATCAAAGCCAGTGGCGGCAAAGAGAGAATAGGGAGGATCACCAAGGGTGGTGACCGATACCTACGCACTCTGCTGATCCATGGCGCGCGAGCAGTCGTGGGGACGACGTTCCGAAAGGACGTGGCGCCGAGACCGTGGCTGAAGGATCTCCTC
Proteins encoded in this window:
- a CDS encoding IS3 family transposase (programmed frameshift); the encoded protein is MSKTTNKFAPEVRERAIRMVLDHEGDHPSRWAAVTSVAEKIGCSGHTLLEWVKKAEVDSGKRRGVPTETAEKLKALEREVRELRQANEILRKASAYFCPGGARPPVQTMIDFIDEHRDAYGVEPICRVLPIAPSTYHERVAQRRDPVRQTARVKRDKALKPEVLRVFAENFGVYGVRKVWRQMKREGFEVARCTVERLMRDLGLQGVIRGKPVRTTISDKAASCPLDQVNRQFHAPAPNMLWVSDFTYVATWAGFVYVAFVIDVYARYIVGWRVSRTAHASFVLDALEQAIHERRPVHRGGLIHHSDRGSQYVSIKYTERLAEAGIEPSVGSVGDSYDNALAETINGLYKAEVIHRRGPWRSFEAVEYATLEWVDWFNNRRLLEPIGNIPPVEAEQRYYDMLDDIPVAA
- a CDS encoding IS110 family transposase: MSVVTIGLDLAKTVFQVHGVDEAGVTVLRRKLARAEMMSFFTKQPPCIVGMEACSSAHHWARMLVEIGHTVRLIPPQYVKPYVKRNKTDAADAEAICEATTKPNMRFVPIKTKQQQSILALHRVRSMLVRQRTATINALRGLLGEYGLIAGKGVRQLATLSQRLSTADESTVPVEAREALRCLFRHIDALTEKLGEMEAGIVAWHKSSPESQRLASAPGVGPITATAIVAAVGDGTQFRSSRHFAAWLGLTPRIKASGGKERIGRITKGGDRYLRTLLIHGARAVVGTTFRKDVAPRPWLKDLLARRPTNVAATAVAHKTARSLWAMMTRKEVYRRPSAQLMAA